In Nitratiruptor sp. YY09-18, a single window of DNA contains:
- a CDS encoding aspartate kinase — MLIVQKYGGTSVGNLERIENVAKRVAKTKEAGNDVVVVVSAMSGETNKLIEFAKYFSPTPSRRDMDLLLSSGERITAALLSIALNEMGLPTVAMTGRQAGIVTDKSHTVARIEKINPEPMQKALKEGKIVVVAGFQGITEDGEVTTLGRGGSDLTAVAIAGALGAGKCEIYSDVDGVYTTDPRIEPKAKKLDKISYDEMLELASLGAKVLQNRSVELAKKLGVVIEARSSFNDNPGTIITKEEDIMEKPLVSGIALDKNQARVSLRGVKDRPGIAAEIFKALAKENINVDMIVQTIGEDGKTNLDFTVPQNELELVKKVMEKFKDEYEKVEYDPNVAKVSIVGVGMKSHSGVASKAFETMANENINIEMISTSEIKISMIIDEKYGELAVRALHAAYELDK; from the coding sequence ATGCTTATTGTCCAAAAATATGGTGGAACGAGTGTAGGAAATCTTGAGCGCATTGAAAATGTTGCTAAGAGAGTAGCAAAAACAAAAGAGGCAGGCAATGATGTTGTCGTAGTTGTCTCAGCAATGAGTGGAGAGACGAATAAACTCATAGAGTTTGCTAAATACTTTAGCCCGACTCCAAGCAGACGTGATATGGACCTGCTACTTAGTAGTGGTGAGCGTATTACTGCAGCATTGCTCTCTATTGCACTCAATGAGATGGGGCTTCCAACTGTTGCCATGACCGGTCGCCAAGCTGGTATCGTAACGGACAAATCCCACACAGTTGCACGCATCGAAAAGATCAATCCAGAACCTATGCAAAAAGCACTCAAAGAGGGAAAAATTGTAGTAGTTGCTGGTTTTCAAGGAATTACTGAAGATGGGGAAGTAACAACTTTGGGTCGTGGTGGAAGTGACCTCACAGCTGTAGCGATTGCTGGGGCACTGGGAGCAGGTAAGTGTGAAATATACTCTGATGTTGATGGAGTCTACACGACAGATCCAAGGATAGAGCCAAAAGCGAAGAAGCTTGATAAAATAAGCTATGATGAGATGCTAGAGCTTGCGAGTCTTGGAGCAAAAGTTTTGCAAAATAGAAGCGTAGAACTTGCTAAAAAGTTAGGAGTAGTGATCGAAGCACGCAGCAGTTTCAACGACAATCCTGGAACAATTATCACAAAGGAAGAGGATATCATGGAAAAACCACTTGTAAGCGGTATAGCTCTTGATAAAAATCAAGCAAGGGTGAGTCTCAGAGGAGTCAAAGATAGACCAGGTATCGCAGCAGAGATCTTCAAAGCTTTGGCAAAAGAGAATATCAATGTCGATATGATTGTACAGACAATCGGTGAAGATGGAAAAACAAATCTCGACTTTACTGTGCCGCAAAATGAGCTCGAGCTTGTGAAAAAAGTGATGGAAAAGTTTAAAGATGAGTATGAAAAGGTTGAGTACGATCCTAATGTGGCAAAAGTGAGTATCGTTGGAGTCGGTATGAAGTCTCACAGTGGTGTAGCTAGCAAAGCTTTTGAAACAATGGCAAATGAGAATATCAATATCGAGATGATAAGCACAAGCGAGATAAAAATCTCTATGATTATCGATGAAAAATATGGAGAGCTAGCTGTTCGTGCTTTGCACGCAGCCTATGAATTAGACAAATGA
- the tatC gene encoding twin-arginine translocase subunit TatC — protein MFEELKPHLAELRKRLLIIVASIFVMFVICFGFWEHILDWMIMPLKEALPPGSNVIFTKVGEAFFTALKVSFFAALILDLPVIFWQLWLFIAPGLYEHEKKLVLPFVIAATGMFVMGALFAYYVVFPFGFSYLINFGSQLFTALPSIGEYVGFFTKLMIGFGIAFELPVITFFLAKLGLVTDETLKNFFKYAIIIIFFIAALLTPPDVLSQLLMAGPLVILYGVSILIAKFVNPSKSEDEEDEEEPQSTQE, from the coding sequence ATGTTTGAAGAACTCAAGCCACACTTAGCAGAGCTGCGCAAACGCCTGCTCATAATCGTCGCTTCCATTTTTGTTATGTTTGTTATATGTTTTGGATTTTGGGAGCATATTCTTGACTGGATGATTATGCCTCTCAAAGAGGCGTTACCACCAGGAAGTAACGTGATCTTTACAAAAGTGGGTGAAGCCTTCTTCACCGCACTCAAAGTCTCATTTTTTGCAGCACTCATTCTCGATCTACCTGTAATTTTTTGGCAGCTATGGCTCTTTATTGCACCAGGGCTCTATGAACATGAGAAGAAACTCGTCTTGCCATTTGTAATCGCAGCAACTGGTATGTTTGTCATGGGAGCCCTCTTTGCCTACTATGTGGTTTTTCCATTTGGATTTAGCTACCTCATAAACTTCGGATCCCAACTCTTCACAGCGCTTCCTAGTATTGGAGAGTATGTAGGTTTTTTTACCAAACTCATGATAGGATTTGGGATAGCATTTGAGCTACCTGTCATCACCTTTTTCCTAGCAAAATTAGGGCTTGTCACAGATGAGACTCTCAAAAATTTCTTCAAGTATGCAATCATTATCATTTTCTTCATAGCGGCTTTGCTTACTCCGCCTGATGTTCTTAGCCAACTCCTCATGGCAGGACCTCTTGTGATTCTTTATGGAGTCTCTATTTTAATTGCCAAATTTGTCAACCCATCAAAAAGCGAAGATGAAGAAGATGAAGAAGAGCCTCAATCCACTCAAGAGTGA
- a CDS encoding Nramp family divalent metal transporter, with product MPQIQTTTKIPLKERIKKDIEKNRQRIKELGPGIITGGAGDDPAGIVTYTMVGAFTGFSQLWLLLLSTPMMVSIQNMVARIAIVTGKSLPEITTAFYSKKLTIFMIMVLAVANILTIGADLNAVAAILHIVSGYPTIYFLIPITALIAYLITFGRYEMIKHVLVTLTVILGIYVIAAIMAKPSIVEVLKNTFIPHIQLSKDWILAALGLLGTTISPYLLFWQASEEKEEKKSVVQADEVNFDTLVGMVWSNLLAYCMIITGAAMLYGQGDAIQDISTLAIALKPAAGEYAFALFAIGVIVSGFLAVPVLAGSTAYAVADTFGWREGMDNKISDAKGFYFVFVGL from the coding sequence ATGCCACAGATACAAACAACAACAAAAATTCCTCTCAAAGAGCGTATAAAAAAAGATATAGAAAAGAATCGCCAGCGCATCAAAGAGCTCGGCCCAGGTATCATCACAGGTGGAGCGGGAGATGATCCTGCCGGAATTGTTACGTATACGATGGTAGGTGCTTTTACAGGATTTAGTCAGCTTTGGCTTTTGCTTCTGAGTACCCCTATGATGGTCTCAATCCAAAACATGGTAGCACGAATCGCAATAGTTACAGGTAAAAGCCTGCCAGAGATCACCACAGCTTTTTATTCCAAAAAGTTGACGATATTCATGATCATGGTTTTGGCAGTAGCAAATATTTTGACCATTGGAGCAGATCTCAATGCAGTTGCAGCAATCCTCCATATAGTAAGCGGATATCCAACAATCTACTTTCTCATACCAATTACTGCCCTCATTGCCTATCTCATCACATTTGGACGCTATGAAATGATCAAGCATGTTTTGGTGACACTCACCGTGATTCTTGGAATCTATGTCATTGCAGCGATTATGGCAAAACCCTCTATTGTAGAGGTGCTTAAAAACACTTTTATTCCTCATATACAACTCTCAAAAGATTGGATTTTAGCCGCTCTTGGTCTTTTGGGCACCACAATTTCACCCTATCTTCTCTTTTGGCAAGCATCCGAAGAGAAAGAGGAGAAAAAGAGCGTCGTCCAGGCTGATGAAGTAAACTTTGATACGCTAGTAGGTATGGTATGGTCCAATCTCCTAGCCTATTGTATGATTATTACTGGTGCTGCTATGCTCTATGGACAAGGCGATGCGATACAAGATATTAGTACGCTTGCAATTGCCCTCAAACCTGCTGCTGGAGAGTATGCTTTTGCACTTTTTGCTATTGGTGTTATTGTCTCAGGTTTTTTAGCAGTTCCTGTTCTTGCTGGATCTACTGCCTATGCAGTTGCCGATACATTTGGCTGGAGAGAGGGAATGGACAATAAAATCAGCGATGCGAAGGGATTCTATTTTGTCTTTGTTGGGCTCTAG
- a CDS encoding DNA polymerase III subunit delta', protein MIEPHNQIIITQDFDTLRQNLQESIEKENLDIIETDELKIEHAKEIISKAYKATKTNHYIVVFANKFNIYAQNALLKILEEPPDNISIVLCAKNRSLFLPTILSRLPQKIFDQKIDKEDLEFERFDLERLYELVHNAKFLSKADAKALIKAMLHFAIKQNYALNERELDYFAHAIKLIDLNSNVANVLLTAGLILLTHKKRGK, encoded by the coding sequence ATGATAGAACCGCATAATCAGATTATCATTACCCAAGATTTTGATACTCTGCGTCAAAATTTGCAAGAGAGTATCGAAAAAGAGAATCTCGATATCATTGAAACAGATGAACTCAAAATTGAACATGCCAAAGAGATCATATCCAAAGCCTATAAAGCTACAAAAACTAATCATTACATTGTTGTTTTTGCAAACAAATTCAATATCTATGCACAAAATGCACTGCTAAAAATCTTAGAAGAGCCGCCAGATAATATCTCTATAGTGCTCTGTGCCAAAAACAGATCTCTCTTTTTGCCTACAATCCTCTCACGCTTGCCACAAAAAATATTTGACCAAAAGATTGATAAGGAAGATTTGGAGTTCGAGAGGTTTGACCTTGAGAGACTCTATGAGCTTGTACACAACGCTAAGTTTTTATCTAAAGCAGATGCCAAGGCTTTAATTAAAGCTATGTTACACTTTGCAATAAAGCAAAATTATGCACTGAATGAAAGAGAACTAGATTATTTTGCACATGCGATTAAGTTGATCGATCTTAATTCTAATGTAGCAAATGTTTTGCTTACAGCTGGTTTAATCCTATTAACGCACAAAAAGAGAGGAAAATGA
- a CDS encoding sodium:proton antiporter, producing MNYESVVLILFIIASIVAVVARHIHLPYTIALMAVGIIIGSLHLLNAPHLTQDLLYDIFLPPLIFEAAIHLKFEDLKRDFGIITTLVVPGVILSTLTTAAVMIPISESVPDLHGLSWAIGILFGAAVAATDPVAVVALFKQLGVPNRLRIITESESLLNDGTAIVLFMIVWIYVHGQLSTPQDAAFEFFRVVGLGLIIGTIIGFLMAEIIKNLDDAMVVITLTTVAAYGSFLIAKNLDTSGVMSTVATGLVIGQRGFANTLFPAIRLSTENFWEYIAFAMNSLIFLLMGMAIDLKMLWGLWPFVLLAYVATLVARFIVVFATWAIFYPTKMRFPLRWTPVLSWGGLRGALSMVLALSLPDSFAYKDLIVTLVFGVVLLSIFIQGLTMAPLLRLLGLVSPIAQILEYEKIRTRITLLQNSLEKIAYLRKHKIISEQNAQILQETFQKELEELTQKLQSMTPAKEALLKSELVRIKLHLLTEQKQTLLELFRNGSIDYLTYETLKNELDGEIFALENEEA from the coding sequence GTGAATTATGAGAGTGTAGTTTTAATACTCTTTATCATCGCCTCAATTGTTGCAGTTGTAGCAAGACACATTCACCTGCCATATACAATTGCCCTCATGGCAGTTGGCATTATCATCGGCTCACTCCATCTGCTCAATGCACCACATCTCACACAAGATCTCCTCTACGATATTTTCTTGCCACCTCTTATTTTTGAAGCGGCCATTCATCTAAAATTTGAGGATTTGAAACGAGATTTCGGGATTATCACCACTCTGGTGGTGCCGGGAGTCATTCTCTCTACACTGACTACTGCAGCGGTGATGATTCCAATCAGTGAGTCCGTTCCCGATCTTCATGGACTCAGCTGGGCGATTGGTATCCTCTTTGGAGCTGCCGTCGCGGCCACCGATCCCGTCGCAGTCGTAGCACTTTTTAAGCAATTGGGCGTCCCAAATCGTCTGCGCATCATCACCGAGAGTGAGAGCCTCCTCAATGATGGTACGGCGATTGTTCTTTTCATGATTGTGTGGATTTATGTCCATGGACAACTCTCCACTCCCCAAGACGCAGCTTTTGAATTTTTCCGTGTTGTCGGTCTTGGTCTTATCATCGGGACAATCATTGGCTTTTTGATGGCAGAGATTATAAAAAATCTCGATGATGCCATGGTCGTCATCACCCTTACCACTGTAGCAGCATACGGCTCTTTTCTTATTGCCAAAAATCTCGATACATCAGGGGTTATGAGTACTGTGGCTACCGGACTGGTCATTGGGCAAAGAGGCTTTGCCAATACACTCTTCCCCGCCATTCGTCTAAGTACGGAGAATTTTTGGGAATATATCGCATTTGCTATGAACTCATTGATTTTTCTTTTGATGGGGATGGCGATCGATCTCAAGATGCTATGGGGTCTTTGGCCCTTTGTGCTGCTCGCTTATGTTGCTACTCTTGTAGCACGATTTATTGTAGTTTTTGCCACATGGGCAATCTTTTATCCAACAAAGATGAGATTTCCATTACGTTGGACACCTGTGTTGAGTTGGGGAGGATTGAGAGGCGCCCTTTCTATGGTACTGGCTCTCTCGCTTCCTGATAGCTTTGCATACAAAGACCTCATCGTCACACTAGTTTTTGGTGTTGTACTACTATCAATTTTTATCCAGGGGCTTACTATGGCTCCACTCCTTCGCCTGCTGGGTCTCGTCTCTCCTATAGCACAAATTTTAGAGTATGAAAAGATCAGAACGCGCATCACACTTTTGCAAAATAGTCTCGAAAAAATTGCATATCTTCGCAAGCACAAAATTATCAGTGAACAAAATGCGCAGATTCTTCAAGAGACTTTCCAAAAAGAGCTTGAAGAGCTTACACAAAAGCTACAGTCTATGACACCTGCAAAAGAGGCACTTCTCAAAAGCGAGCTTGTACGTATCAAGCTCCATCTCCTTACCGAACAAAAACAAACACTCCTAGAACTCTTTCGCAACGGTTCTATTGATTATCTAACGTATGAGACATTGAAAAACGAGCTCGATGGCGAAATATTTGCACTAGAGAATGAAGAAGCCTAA
- a CDS encoding HobA family DNA replication regulator, with the protein MSQSIDQWTLKTIRYDKSMMNWLEERRYEWIPLAADAIARIIDGFSVLVLTDDEHEWFCRYVVTSLNKPNKNRPFIPVYDLKRAFPATQFVNTNQDVEFLFDMLSISFEERFFIWYIGRSTSRYVKIAKRSDDSFLWIMDEDMQNNFTLKSYDDLLDVKLIQLFRLFDKSIDAAIFGEIDLAI; encoded by the coding sequence ATGAGCCAGTCAATAGATCAGTGGACACTTAAGACAATACGCTATGATAAGAGCATGATGAATTGGCTAGAGGAGCGCCGCTATGAGTGGATTCCTCTCGCAGCAGATGCAATTGCGCGTATCATCGATGGTTTTAGTGTCTTGGTGCTCACTGATGATGAGCATGAGTGGTTTTGTCGCTATGTAGTCACTTCACTCAACAAACCAAATAAAAACCGTCCCTTTATCCCTGTTTACGATCTCAAAAGAGCATTTCCAGCAACGCAGTTTGTCAATACCAACCAAGATGTGGAATTTTTGTTCGATATGCTCTCTATATCTTTTGAGGAACGCTTCTTTATCTGGTATATTGGAAGATCCACTTCACGATACGTTAAAATTGCCAAACGGAGCGATGATAGCTTTTTGTGGATTATGGATGAGGATATGCAAAACAATTTTACTCTCAAATCATATGATGATCTTTTAGATGTAAAGCTCATACAGCTCTTTCGCCTCTTTGATAAAAGTATCGATGCAGCAATTTTTGGAGAGATCGATCTTGCCATATGA
- a CDS encoding class I SAM-dependent rRNA methyltransferase produces MKSVKVNRSAANKLKNLFPWVYKSDVDDLAKYEPGEIVKVVDEKERFLALGYINPRSTIAVRVLSFKDHEQIERILKSNILRALASRQELDATSCRLIYSEADMLPGLIVDKYEEYLSVQILSAGMERLKNVVLDFLINILEPKGVYIRGEEVLKKEGLEPYSQVIGQIPERIVMQENGIKFEVDIQNSQKTGFYLDQRKNRLEVTKYVKQKDRVLDCFCNTGGFGLYARVLKRAKVTAVDISAEAIEQAKRNYALNEVDGEFVVANVFDYLRDLRKKKEQYDLIILDPPSFAKSRSKKSSAIKGFKDITVNAMKIVKNNGFIALFSCSHHIQMDDLEKVVIESARDNRKLVHVYEHLYQDIDHPYLISHPFSLYLKGLLFRVSDL; encoded by the coding sequence ATGAAAAGTGTAAAAGTAAATAGGAGTGCAGCAAATAAACTCAAAAATCTCTTTCCGTGGGTTTATAAGAGTGATGTAGATGATCTTGCTAAATATGAGCCAGGAGAGATTGTCAAGGTGGTGGATGAGAAGGAGAGATTTTTAGCTCTCGGCTACATCAATCCACGCAGTACAATTGCGGTGAGAGTTTTGAGTTTTAAAGATCATGAACAGATAGAGAGAATTTTAAAGAGCAATATACTGCGTGCTCTAGCTAGCAGACAAGAGCTAGATGCAACCTCTTGCAGGCTCATCTACTCTGAAGCAGATATGCTCCCAGGTCTTATCGTTGATAAGTATGAAGAGTATTTGAGCGTCCAGATACTCAGTGCTGGGATGGAGAGACTTAAAAATGTGGTACTCGATTTTTTGATAAACATCCTCGAGCCAAAGGGTGTCTACATACGTGGTGAAGAGGTGCTCAAAAAGGAGGGATTGGAACCTTATAGCCAAGTGATTGGGCAGATTCCTGAGCGAATAGTTATGCAAGAGAATGGGATAAAGTTTGAAGTAGATATCCAAAACTCCCAAAAGACAGGATTTTATCTCGATCAGCGAAAGAATCGCCTCGAAGTTACAAAGTATGTAAAGCAAAAGGATAGAGTGTTAGATTGCTTTTGCAATACGGGGGGATTTGGTCTCTATGCAAGAGTACTCAAAAGAGCAAAAGTTACAGCTGTAGATATAAGTGCAGAGGCGATTGAGCAAGCGAAGCGAAACTATGCTCTCAACGAAGTGGATGGAGAGTTTGTCGTAGCAAATGTATTTGATTATTTAAGAGATCTGCGCAAGAAAAAGGAGCAATATGATCTTATCATCCTTGATCCTCCATCTTTTGCCAAATCGAGATCTAAAAAGTCTTCAGCCATCAAAGGATTCAAGGATATCACAGTCAACGCTATGAAAATAGTAAAAAATAACGGATTTATAGCGCTCTTTTCCTGCTCACACCATATCCAAATGGATGATTTGGAAAAAGTTGTTATTGAGAGCGCAAGAGACAATCGCAAACTTGTCCATGTTTATGAACATCTCTATCAAGATATAGATCATCCCTATCTCATATCACATCCATTTTCACTCTATCTCAAAGGGTTGCTCTTTCGCGTGAGTGATCTTTGA
- the tatB gene encoding Sec-independent protein translocase protein TatB, producing the protein MFGMGFTEILMIAVIAIIFLGPEKLPQFLIDIAKFFKSFKRAINDAKTQLEQEVKIAELKEEALEYKEKFKSVAEEMGTITAELEEDPLAEVEEIKSALDEPKREVVKFKKKKIDLDEDKDKVDV; encoded by the coding sequence ATGTTTGGCATGGGATTTACAGAAATATTGATGATAGCAGTGATTGCGATTATTTTCTTAGGACCTGAAAAGCTTCCACAGTTTCTCATTGACATTGCCAAATTTTTCAAAAGCTTTAAGCGTGCAATCAACGATGCAAAGACGCAGTTAGAGCAAGAGGTCAAAATCGCTGAACTCAAAGAGGAAGCTCTCGAATATAAAGAGAAGTTCAAATCTGTTGCAGAAGAGATGGGCACCATTACAGCCGAACTCGAAGAAGATCCACTCGCAGAAGTAGAAGAGATCAAAAGTGCTCTTGATGAGCCAAAAAGAGAAGTGGTGAAATTTAAGAAGAAAAAGATCGATCTTGATGAAGATAAGGACAAAGTAGATGTTTGA
- the folP gene encoding dihydropteroate synthase has protein sequence MRVEKLGSLTDAAALMQRLNVDKPGIKIMAKKSEIMLFLIKDLHVGAANILKQDALSVGADFAVPNGTITCQFKRVDGLLIGSKKHIEILARKELAQPYGLKELAKELRKYLGSKSFPLQIMGIINANEDSFYPQSRFMGERAIAAIEQMIADGADIIDIGGMSTRPGSEEISEDEEFARVKPIIDAITKKDWSVKLSIDTYRPKVARYALENGFSIVNDITGLESDEMAKVVAKFNAQVVIMHKKGTPKTMQQNPYYEDVLFEVEWFFAQRIQKAQAFGIKDIILDPGIGFGKRLEDNIALIKNLSHFQKFGLPLLIGASRKSMIDKIESTPIQERLPGTLALHAAAVQEGATIVRCHDVKEHRQFFTIQQALERAV, from the coding sequence ATGAGAGTAGAAAAGCTTGGCTCACTCACTGATGCCGCAGCACTTATGCAGCGACTCAATGTTGATAAGCCAGGTATCAAAATCATGGCAAAAAAATCTGAAATTATGCTCTTTTTAATCAAAGATCTCCATGTAGGAGCTGCAAATATTCTCAAGCAGGATGCTTTAAGTGTGGGAGCCGATTTTGCAGTACCAAATGGCACGATTACATGTCAGTTCAAGAGGGTTGATGGACTACTCATTGGCTCGAAAAAACATATAGAGATTTTGGCAAGAAAAGAGTTAGCTCAGCCCTATGGTTTGAAAGAGCTTGCAAAGGAGCTGCGCAAATATCTTGGCTCAAAAAGCTTTCCTCTGCAGATCATGGGTATTATAAATGCCAATGAAGATAGCTTCTATCCCCAAAGTCGCTTCATGGGCGAAAGAGCGATTGCAGCAATTGAGCAGATGATTGCAGATGGAGCAGATATTATCGATATAGGTGGCATGAGTACAAGACCTGGAAGTGAGGAGATTAGCGAAGATGAAGAGTTTGCTCGAGTCAAGCCAATTATTGATGCAATTACAAAAAAAGATTGGAGTGTGAAGCTAAGCATTGATACCTATAGGCCAAAAGTTGCTCGCTACGCTTTAGAGAATGGCTTTAGTATAGTCAATGATATTACAGGTTTAGAAAGTGATGAAATGGCAAAAGTTGTAGCGAAGTTTAATGCGCAAGTGGTTATAATGCATAAAAAAGGCACACCAAAAACGATGCAGCAAAATCCATACTATGAGGATGTGCTCTTTGAAGTGGAGTGGTTTTTTGCTCAGCGTATTCAAAAAGCACAAGCTTTTGGCATAAAAGATATTATTCTTGATCCTGGAATCGGTTTTGGGAAGCGGCTTGAGGATAATATAGCACTTATAAAAAATCTCTCCCACTTTCAAAAGTTTGGATTGCCGCTATTGATTGGTGCAAGCCGCAAATCGATGATAGATAAAATCGAGTCAACACCAATCCAAGAGCGACTTCCTGGGACTTTGGCCCTCCATGCAGCAGCTGTGCAAGAGGGAGCAACAATTGTGCGCTGTCACGATGTCAAAGAGCACAGGCAATTCTTCACAATCCAGCAAGCATTGGAAAGAGCAGTATGA
- a CDS encoding DedA family protein, with product MILKLFTYPVHLLLGYGYVALFIWSVLEGEIGLMLAGWLAHKGKVFTYENIILIASIGALLGDTFTFSVGRFFKNRAQKWLNTHPQKKKIANRLVRKYGSLIIIFERFIYGTHIPVMLTLGMTGYSYAKFFLYEIVGVFLWAVTFTSIGYYLGDTAIQIVILLQKRLLALILILLFIYWIYTIFTEDESQKESSEL from the coding sequence ATGATTTTGAAACTCTTCACATATCCTGTGCATCTTCTCTTGGGGTATGGATATGTAGCTCTTTTTATCTGGAGTGTTTTAGAAGGCGAAATCGGCCTCATGTTAGCTGGATGGCTTGCACACAAAGGCAAAGTCTTTACTTATGAAAACATCATTCTCATAGCCTCCATCGGCGCACTTCTTGGTGATACATTTACATTTTCTGTGGGGAGATTTTTCAAAAATAGAGCTCAAAAATGGCTCAATACCCATCCGCAAAAAAAGAAGATAGCAAATCGCCTTGTTAGAAAATATGGCTCACTCATAATCATTTTTGAGCGTTTTATCTATGGAACGCATATTCCTGTCATGCTTACACTAGGAATGACAGGCTACAGCTATGCCAAATTTTTTCTCTATGAGATCGTAGGTGTCTTTTTATGGGCTGTTACGTTTACCTCTATTGGTTACTATCTCGGTGATACAGCTATCCAAATTGTTATCTTGTTACAAAAGAGGCTTCTTGCACTCATTCTCATTCTTCTTTTTATCTATTGGATCTATACAATCTTCACAGAGGATGAGAGTCAAAAGGAAAGCAGTGAATTATGA
- a CDS encoding RNA pyrophosphohydrolase, protein MAKKRYRPNVAAIVLSSDYPKNVRFLIAARTDVEDSWQFPQGGIDKGETPKEALLRELKEEIGTDEVEIIAEYPEWVSYDFPKTIAKKMYPFDGQTQKYFLVRLKPGAKINLDTKDPEFSAYKFVSYPELFNYVTFFKRPVYKKVLEYFKKEGYV, encoded by the coding sequence ATGGCAAAAAAGAGATATAGGCCAAATGTAGCAGCGATAGTATTGTCAAGTGACTACCCGAAAAATGTCCGATTTTTAATAGCCGCACGGACTGATGTTGAAGATTCGTGGCAATTTCCTCAAGGAGGTATAGATAAAGGCGAGACACCAAAAGAAGCCCTTTTGCGTGAGCTCAAAGAGGAGATAGGCACAGATGAGGTGGAGATCATTGCTGAATATCCTGAATGGGTAAGTTACGATTTTCCTAAAACAATTGCAAAAAAAATGTATCCATTTGATGGACAGACACAAAAATATTTTCTGGTTCGGCTCAAACCTGGCGCAAAAATCAATCTCGATACAAAAGATCCTGAGTTTAGCGCTTATAAGTTTGTCTCTTATCCAGAGCTTTTTAATTATGTGACATTTTTTAAAAGACCGGTTTATAAAAAAGTCTTGGAATACTTCAAAAAAGAGGGGTATGTTTAA
- the hemW gene encoding radical SAM family heme chaperone HemW — MLIYIHIPFCDSKCHYCAFNSFTQNYHLKSRYMQALLLQLQKDLHEFDVQKIETVFIGGGTPSTIKPELFIPLFQTLEPLLDKNCEITVEANPNSASKSWLEGMRELGVNRISFGVQSFDEAKLKFLGRAHSKKDAIEAIENAAKAGFKHINLDIIYDTAIDSKELLRSDIEQALELPIDHISAYALTIEENTPFASTPHVQKNDENLGYLLKELIPFEQYEVSNFGAYRSKHNLGYWRLEEYLGIGCGAVGFVSTTRYYPHTDLIHYTKDPIHKELEHLNHEDLCFEQIFLGLRSIVGVDKDLLNPQKVTILIDEGKLVQKGKRVYNTNFFLADELALFLTN, encoded by the coding sequence TTGCTCATATACATTCATATTCCTTTTTGTGATAGTAAGTGCCACTACTGTGCATTTAACTCTTTTACCCAAAACTATCATCTCAAAAGTAGATATATGCAAGCTCTTTTGCTCCAACTCCAAAAAGATCTGCATGAATTTGACGTCCAAAAAATCGAAACTGTTTTTATTGGTGGTGGTACTCCCTCAACTATCAAGCCTGAGCTTTTTATCCCTCTCTTTCAAACTCTTGAGCCTTTGCTAGATAAAAATTGTGAAATAACTGTAGAAGCCAATCCTAACAGCGCTTCAAAGAGCTGGCTAGAGGGTATGAGAGAGCTAGGGGTCAACCGTATAAGTTTTGGGGTACAAAGTTTTGATGAAGCAAAGCTAAAATTTCTCGGTCGTGCTCACTCTAAAAAAGATGCTATTGAGGCTATCGAAAATGCTGCAAAAGCTGGCTTTAAGCATATTAATCTTGATATTATCTACGATACTGCCATAGATTCCAAGGAGCTACTCAGGAGCGATATCGAGCAAGCTTTAGAGCTGCCAATCGATCATATTAGCGCATATGCACTCACAATCGAAGAGAATACTCCATTTGCATCCACCCCGCACGTGCAAAAAAATGATGAAAACCTTGGTTACCTCCTCAAAGAGCTCATCCCATTTGAGCAGTATGAGGTGAGCAACTTTGGTGCATATCGATCAAAACACAATCTGGGATACTGGAGATTGGAAGAGTATCTTGGCATTGGCTGTGGTGCAGTAGGATTTGTGAGTACTACTCGCTACTATCCTCATACTGATCTCATACACTATACAAAAGACCCAATACATAAAGAGCTTGAACACTTAAATCACGAAGATTTATGCTTTGAACAGATTTTTTTGGGACTACGTAGTATTGTCGGTGTAGATAAAGATCTTCTTAATCCACAAAAAGTAACGATTTTAATCGATGAGGGAAAACTTGTCCAAAAGGGCAAGAGAGTCTATAATACCAACTTCTTCCTCGCTGATGAATTAGCTCTCTTTCTCACTAACTAA